From the genome of Glycine soja cultivar W05 chromosome 14, ASM419377v2, whole genome shotgun sequence:
ATGCACCGAAAACTTTGTTTAGAATGTTCAACCACTGTGCTTAGGCGGTTACAAACAACATTATCTCAAACTTATCAGCCTACCTTTTCTAATTACTTTAAGAAGATGTTTTAAAGTTGAGATTCAGAGACGGTGATTCTGCACCATCAGACAACAATCAGTATTTACATTGCTGCAATAATGAGCAATCATGATGACTGAAACAGGATCCAAAGTCACATAAAACAACGAGACTTCACCAGATTTTTAGGGATTCTTGGGTAACTAAAAAGCTTCTAGCGTTGACCAtgaagagaaatttttttattttccatcatGAATTTCTCAGGTATGTAATGATGATTACGTGTCATTCTTTTGGGACAATGAATCTATTACAGAAAGGAATCCTACAGTATTCTTTTCACAAGCTGTGGTGCTATAgtactattttttcttctttttttgtttgtcaCAAATTAGAAATTTATTAGGAAGGAATTGACTTCAAGGATGATCAACATTATAACAATCGTAAAATTCATTTGGGTTTGACTTCATTTATCTTCTTCCACAAACCACAGGTTCCTATAAAAATGTGCTAAACCAACATTTGAATCTTAAAACAATTTATAGATATGAGCTTAAATTTTTCTAAGTCCTTGATCCTTACAAGTTCACCAATATTTGGGGatattatctattttaatttatggggTTTGTTTCCCCTACTACTTTGCTAGTCtctttcaatttcttgagaCACAAGCAATGCTACAAAGACAAAAGAAAGCTCCCCCCAGGGGAAATGGGGTTTCCATTGAAAGGGGAGACCATGGAATTCTTCAATGCTCAAAGGAGAAACCAATTGTTTGAAGAGTTTGTTCATCCTCGCATTCTGAAGCATGGGAAGATTTTCAGAACAAGGATCATGGGGTCTCCAACTGTGGTTGTGAATGGAGCTGAGGCCAATAAATTCTTGTTATCTAATGAGTTCAAGTTGGTGAAAAGCTCTTGGCCTTCTTCCTCAGTTGAGCTCATGGGAAGGGACTCTATCATGGAGAAAGATGGGGAAAGGCACCGATTCCTCCGTGGTGTTATTGGCACAAGCCTTGGTTATGCTGGACTTGAGCTGCTAGTTCTAAAACTGTGCATTTCTGTTCAGTTTCACTTAACTACAAACTGGAAGGGCCAACAAAAGATTAGTCTTTACCGTTCAACAAAAGTCCTCAGTTTTAGCGTAGTGTTTGAGTGTTTATTAGGAATCAAAGTGGAGCCAGGTTTGCTAGATACCTTTGAAAGAATGTTGGAGGGAGTGTTTTCTCCAGCAGTCATGTTTCCAGGTTCTAAATTTTGGAGAGCAAAGAAGGCCAGGGTGGAGATAGAAAAGATGTTGGTCAAAGTggtgagagagaagagaagggaAATGGAAGGAAGCATGGGAAGAGAACCAGATGGAATGCTGCTGTCCAAATTGGTATACGGGATGATCCAAGGGGAGAAAAAGAGGTCATAGACAATGTGGTACTACTAGTTTTTGCAGCTCATGATACTACTTTTGCTGTTGCTATGACATTCAAGATGTTGGCTAAGCATCCTGATTGATTTGGAAAACTTCTTCAAGGTAATCTAACTCTATCATCATActtaaattagattttaatttctatgcacTGCACTGttagtgtaagaaaaattacattattaatcaataaaaaatcataatagatacgacttttatgataattattataaaagtaacaaaataatttaccaTATATGATATTGTAAAAACTTTTCATAAGGTAAGTGTATagattattttctctttaaattaTCCAAAAGTATTTAGAGTTGATAATTAAATGTACTTACTTTATGCAGAACATGTTGCTATAATGAGCAACAAAAGATGGGGTGAGAATCTCACAATGGAGGACATAAAGAAGATGAATTATACCTGGCAAGTTGCTAGAGGAAGCATGAGATTGTTCCCTCCAATCTTTGGTTCTTTCAGGAAGGCTATTACTGATATTGAATATGAAGGATTCATTATACCTAGAGGATGGAAGGTGAATACTACTTTCTTGTTTCCTTCTTAAATCTATGCATGCATATCTCATAATTTGTCAATTTGGAATTAAATCATATAACACGGGGTTTCTTGTGGCTCTTCTCAGGTGCTATGGACAACATACGGGACACATTACAATGAAGAGTATTTTAAGGATCCTATGAGTTTCAACCCAAATAGGTTTGAGGAGGGAATACCCCAATATGCATTTGTTCCCTTTGGAGGAAGGCCAAGAGTGTGTGCAGGGTACCAACTAGCTAAGTTAATATCCTCATATTTGTGCACTATGTTGTGACCCAATATGAGTGGTTCTTACTCCACCCAGATGAGCCAGTCGCAATGGATCCTTTGCCTTTCCCTTCCCTTGGAATGCCCATTAGAATTTCTCCCAAGTATACATGATCATACAACCTCAAAATGAATTTGTTTtaccatataaaaatattgtaacCTTGGAACACATTGACATTACCAATAagacaataattaatattattttgtttcctaTCGTATGCTGTCCTTGAATTGAGGCGTTTGCACATGCTATTTACTTGGGTATGGATCCAGTTTTCGACTAGATTTGGAAGAAAATTCAGAACATATTATAAAAGATGCACATGAACAACATCTTTGGAATATACTAGTTAAAAAGAATGTTTAGGAAACAAATCCATTGAAGATCACAACTCCAGAAAAGATATTGGTGTTGCGTACATTTCAACATTTCCAAAGTAAATGGCTGACATAAAATAATTGCGAAAAGTACGTAGTAACTGATGAAAGACGTGATTGGTTATGcttcttttaatttatcaaattctTAATCTTTTAGAACCGTCTGATGTTTAATTAAACAAGGATGAAGATGGAAATTAATGAAGTGGGCACGTTCATTCATTAATCATTGCTATATGATATACTAAGTTATACGTTACAAGCTAGGACGCTATTTATAAAAGACAAACTCACGTGGTCTTTCACATATAGTATGAATGCATACCAAACATGAACATATATAGTGGTGTATTTCAAAAGATAACACGTTTACaatttagaaatgaagtctcctGCTTCCTCACATGTCACCATCATCAAGTATTAAATATCAAAACACCACTGAGAAGAGAAAACGGATGCACTGGAGATCAAAGTATGATTAGAACAAACATAACAGGCATATCATTCGTGATCACCTAATCACTGAGAACCGAATGCAAAAATGCTTAAAATTAAACCTTTTTAATGAATTCTTTGGTTTaagaaaatacttttatattttaattttacatataaaaatattatattatttttgtaagcAAATTACTCGAACTTCCTttctattttgcattttttgtaCATTTTTTCTATGTAATTAAAACCTACAcaaattctctccctttttttggtgaatggAAGGAGAGACCCCTAAGAacaattaattcattaaaaatccTGAGAAAACGTGATAGAGGATACATCTGTCAAAACTACAGTTGATAAAAATTGAGAAACAATCTCAAAAAATCGTAGCTGCTTATCTAACAACAAACCAAGCTTAGCTAAACAATCAGCCACTAGATTTCCTTCTCTTAAGGCATGATGTTACGAAATGCTACCTCCAAGCTCTAGGAACTTCACTATCTCTTGACTTAAACTAAAGCATGGATGGTAAGTAGGACATCCAGTAGTGAGCAATATAATGGCTACTTGCTAGTCTGATTCTACTTCAAACTGTTGGAAACCACGACTCCAAGCATCTGCAAACCAATTTTAATGGCCCACAATTCATCCATGACAACAGAACAAATTTTAATCCCATTATAACTATAAGTGTGAGGTGAGATCTCATATCGAATAATTGAACATTGTATAACTGAGAAAAAgacttataaatttaagatttaaagttttagattaaaatatgttgtcaaatttttaatgttaaatCTCTGGAATTTAAATCAACTCCCTCCCCTCTTTTTACTGTTTTATACATACCCCTTTTATTGTATACAcataattacaataaatacttaTAAGGTAGTACTATTAAAagtaaacattattaaatttgtaattgaattttttatatcggaataacataaataatgaaaaaaactattttataatgggagaaattttatataaattaaaagtataaagaatttatgtaaaaaaaaagtttaaacaattgaccctatttttatttagtttcctatctttagataaaaaataaaatgtgtttgtACTCATTTCTTTGGAAAGTTTAAGATTCTGatataaatgttgttaacacAGCTTGATGATAACACACTTATGATGAGTCGTAAATCCGATTTataactcaagaaattcaaatgagcTCTACTATGCATGATCtcatctgataaaaaaaaagtcatgccAATTTATTGGGTGTATTTTGTCTTGACTCTTGACCATTATATTGGGTCCAAGGATTAGATGTCCATCCTTCTTCAATTGGACAATTGAGAATCCCTCAAACGTCTTAAAAGCACAAATGCTTATTAAGCTATATGATTCCCGATCGAACACTCCACAATCCCTTGAAGTTAAGCTTGAAAGACACATACATTTGATGATCCACAACATGGTCAAGCTCGAGATTGAGAACATATATACTCACTATTAAGAAGTCTTAAATCCGGTTAACACCTCAAAAAATCCAAATAAACTTTACTACACGTGACCAAAGGAATTATGACTATTTATTGAGTATGCCTGTAAGAATTATTATATTGCATCCTATTTTGACATTAGAGAAAGATTTTGTTGagagaaacaaaatttatttcgGTGATCTCTACGTCTCAAGGATTAATTCCATGACTTCGGACTGTGGGAATACAACCCTTCAAACATCAAATTTAGAAGACACGTAGCTTTTTTTGCTGGATGAGATCCACGgtcaaaatcaaataataatatccAGATGTAAATGGATCGGAAATGTAGCAACTGATATTACTAGTTGTGCTAGCAGTAGATGTAGATGTGGGTCTGGGGAGGAAGACTTAGCTACACGAGTTTTCTGATACAGTTTTGACTATATGCATTGCACGGCACTGAATACTGATATATGGCAGAGTGGTCTGTTGTGAACGTGAAGAAGTTAAGATGGTCTGTCTGAATTGCCACCCACTGGGGGCACCTAgctcaccaccaccatcactaGCTATTTGACAGCTAGCACTGCACAATAACTACTTGATCGTGATATATATTTGCACCGTCCATTATTTACATTCTATTACTCCAATTTCTAGAATTTGGTTCAACTTCTATACCAAGATGAGCCTTTGGTGTGAGTGTGTGTGACCATCATGCTGCACATGCAGGAACTCTTATGCagagtttttttctttaaagtaaaaaaagtaatacagataaaataaaataaaataaaataaatagcttacaaaattgattttccTACCTTCAAGTCATCGATCCAAGGGGCGCTAAATTTAGCGTACACTCAGCCGCCAGCACCACGAACTCACGTAGTTTTGTTTTCGTGTACCATACTCAATACTTTACCGCAATTTTGATACTAGTTAActagtattatttatttcttttaatcattttcctagtgtttaattaattattattttttatcatcaaacaTGTGGATTATCTGACTTAAAATTCTTTTCAGTTTTAATCAGATATATGAGATTCAGGTCTTGATtatgtaattatgttaaatatttagaagatttttttttatctttagatCCTATTTGACTTAAATATGATTATCTCTCATCCCCATCTAatgggaaataaaataaaagtctttttataatgatatttttaagatttaaacttttaatattacaacttatagtttaattttaatctatgcCGTTGCATGTCtcctaaacaaaaaagaagggtGTAATGAAGGTCCAGCCCATACTACAATTTTTAATAGAGTGTTGTTAGATGCACTTAGTATTATTATTGatgcacccagcatttttttaaaatggcaAAATTATCCCTGTCTTCTTTCTCcctttacggatcaagttgatccgtaagtcttaaaaattaacttgcagatcaacttgatccgtaaaagtcTTACGAATTAACTTGATCTgtaaatcttaaaaatcaacttgcggATCATCTATATCAACTGCGGATCAACTAAAACCTATGCGGATCAACCTGAATGAGTTGGGTGCacaaaattttttttgaaaatatacaagggtatttttgtcttttcatattaagtgctgggtgcaccagcaataatgctggctgcacctagcaacaccctttttaatattaactatttttggGCTTTGATTTGCCTAATTGTGCAAGACACAGCCATGTAAAgcccaaaaagaaaaattgccATCAAAACCAACTTCCTCCAATCAGACCTTTtgccattgattttttttttcttttgctcttcAAGGTCCAGGCCATATAGACTACATTTTTAAGTGTTAACTTATTTTGGGCTTTTGACTTGTGTTCAACTTAAAATTTTGTCAACGCATATCTATGCATCAAAACCAATTCTCCTCCGATTAGAACtttaattttgtgattaaaaaacattttcttcgGTTCTTCAAGATTTTGACCTGTAATTGTGACAGCAATATTGCGCTTGAGACAGTTACCACAACCACCTTTGACAGCTAAATTGATATGAATCCACTGCATTTTACTGTTATCATCTCAATCCGTGAATGCAGCATCACTTTAAATACCTTAGTCGGATTCATATTTTTTCAGATAATCAAATTAACATGGCTTCTTCATATGTTTTATTCATGCTTTCTCTCAGCTGCTTAGCCTCAACAACAATTGCTTTGGGTGGGAATTTCAACACTGATTTTAACATTCTCTTTGGAGATAGTCGAGCTAACATACAAGATGGAGGCTCAAGCATGTCCCTTGCAATGGACAAATCTTCTGGCTCGGGCATAGCAACCAAGAACGAGTACTTGTTTGGACGATTTGACATGCAAATCAAACTTATACCTGGAAATTCTGCAGGCACTGTCACTACATTTTATGTATGACTATCTTGTTCCAAGTTAACCCATCATTCACTTGCTTGTTCTCTCCCATCCATGCATGCACACATATGCGCACACACACGTAAACACATTATAACATACACATATACTACATAATATTCATGCATATtactttttcatatatatatatatatatatgcagctAAGCTCTCAAGGGCCAAACCATGATGAGATTGATTTGGAGTTCTTGGGCAACTTATCCGGTGATCCATACATTCTCTCAACCAATTATTATGCCAATGGTACTGGTGGTCGTGAGATGCAGTTCTATCTTTGGTTTGATCCTACACAGGACTTCCACACCTATTCCATTGA
Proteins encoded in this window:
- the LOC114385214 gene encoding probable xyloglucan endotransglucosylase/hydrolase protein 16, whose translation is MASSYVLFMLSLSCLASTTIALGGNFNTDFNILFGDSRANIQDGGSSMSLAMDKSSGSGIATKNEYLFGRFDMQIKLIPGNSAGTVTTFYLSSQGPNHDEIDLEFLGNLSGDPYILSTNYYANGTGGREMQFYLWFDPTQDFHTYSIDWNTQRIIILVDNTPIRVMHNRESIRVPFPTSQPMKIYATLWNGDFWATRGGKVKIDWSKAPFISGFRNFNANACIAGPGASSCMGFNGGRNKGLDAQIRKHLKEIHSRWVVYDYCRDFIRFAHGFPHDCRKNKQTLVTSH